In Brienomyrus brachyistius isolate T26 unplaced genomic scaffold, BBRACH_0.4 scaffold43, whole genome shotgun sequence, a single genomic region encodes these proteins:
- the LOC125722831 gene encoding kelch-like protein 10 isoform X1 yields the protein MERVLMSPAFEVFNKLRLAGQLCDVVLIADGVQFNAHRVILCGCSSYFQALFSSDWSDSGKREYQLPGISPETLRQVIEYAYTYSVVITADNVENLLAAADYLSVLGIVQRCCDFLHEHLCLDNCVGLVKIGEVYCLNELHQSAFKFLLKNFKEVAINSNEFLELTLEELCDIMERDELNVREEDVVFHAILRWIEHDPATREAHISVLLPKVRMARMDPEYFMKIVKKNDLVKANAACRRIISDVMKVIYDLDDESPLSDFENPLIRPRLPSDVLLAVGGWNMGTTNCIDAYDTRADRWVDITQEEQSNLAGHGMVYHNGFVYCIGGFDGQHFINSVRRYDPITREWQQMAPMHWHRCNVSVVVLDGFIYAMGGHIVFRPLNKVERYNPVTNEWTQIEPMNERRSDASATTLNGKIYICGGHSGTESLSTVECFDPLTNEWSLITPMSTPRHSLGVTAYKGKIYAVRGMPPQQAPTTLRPQLQSAASTTEAWNKAHSDSMSPASSRTWEKLCWRSELNLLLTLHT from the exons atggagcgagtactgatgtccccggctttcgaagtgttcaacaagcttcggctcgcaggacagctttgtgacgtggtcctcatcgcagacggtgttcagttcaacgcccatagagtgattctgtgtggctgtagctcctacttcca ggctctgttctccagtgactggagtgattcaggaaagcgggagtaccaactcccaggcatttcccctgAAACATTGAGGCAGGTCATCGAGTAcgcctacacgtactctgtggtcatcacagctgacaatgtggagaacctcctggcagctgctgattatctcagtgtcctgggcatcgtgcagcgctgctgtgaCTTCCTGCATGAGCATCTCTGCCTTGACAACTGTGTTGGGCTTGTCAAAATCGGAGAAGTCTACTGCCTCAatgagctgcaccagtctgcattcaaattcctcctgaagaacttcaaggaggttgccatcaacTCAAACGAGTTCCTAGAACTCACGCTCGAAGAACTTTGTGACATCATGGAGCGGGATGAActgaatgtcagagaagaggatgtggtgtttcacgccatcctccggtggatcgagcacgatcctgccacccgagaggcccacatttcagttctgttgcccaag gttcgcatggctcgtatggatccagaatatttcatgaagatcgtcaaaaaaaacgatctagtgaaggccaatgcggcgtgcaggcGAATTATCAGTGATGTCATGAAGGTCATCTATGATCTTGATGATGAAAGTCCACTCTCTGACTTTGAGAACCCGCTGATCCGCCCACGCTTGCCCTCTGACGTTTTGCTGGCTGTCGGTGGATGGAACATGGGCACTACTAACTGCATTGATGCGTATGACACacgggccgaccgctgggtggatatcacgcaggaggagcagagcaaCCTAGCTGGTCATGGCATGGTGTACCATAATGgatttgtgtactgcattggGGGGTTTGATGGCCAACACTTCATTAATTCCGTGCGCAGATATGACCCGATAACACGAGAATGGCAGCAGATGGCCCCCATGCACTGGCATCGCTGTAATGTTAGTGTGGTTGTGCTCGATGGGTTCATCTACGCCATGGGTGGCCATATTGTTTTCAGGCCCCTCAATAAAGTAGAGCGGTACAACCCAGTAACCAACGAATGGACCCAGATCGAGCCCATGAATGAGAGGAGAAgcgatgccagtgccaccaccctgaatggcaag ATATACATCTGTGGGGGCCACAGTGGAACAGAGAGCCTTTCTACAGTGGAGTGCTTTGACCCACTCACTAACGAATGGAGCTTGATCACTCCAATGAGCACTCCCCGTCACAGCCTTGGAGTCACGGCGTATAAAGGGAAgatctatgcg gTTCGGGGAATGCCGCCacaacaggcaccgaccaccttacgaccacagctccagtcagccgcctccacaacggaggcatggaacaaggcccattcggactcaatgtcccctgcgtcctccaggacatgggagaagctctgctggaggtcggagttgaatcttctcctgacattgcatacttaa
- the LOC125722831 gene encoding kelch-like protein 10 isoform X2 — MERVLMSPAFEVFNKLRLAGQLCDVVLIADGVQFNAHRVILCGCSSYFQALFSSDWSDSGKREYQLPGISPETLRQVIEYAYTYSVVITADNVENLLAAADYLSVLGIVQRCCDFLHEHLCLDNCVGLVKIGEVYCLNELHQSAFKFLLKNFKEVAINSNEFLELTLEELCDIMERDELNVREEDVVFHAILRWIEHDPATREAHISVLLPKVRMARMDPEYFMKIVKKNDLVKANAACRRIISDVMKVIYDLDDESPLSDFENPLIRPRLPSDVLLAVGGWNMGTTNCIDAYDTRADRWVDITQEEQSNLAGHGMVYHNGFVYCIGGFDGQHFINSVRRYDPITREWQQMAPMHWHRCNVSVVVLDGFIYAMGGHIVFRPLNKVERYNPVTNEWTQIEPMNERRSDASATTLNGKIYICGGHSGTESLSTVECFDPLTNEWSLITPMSTPRHSLGVTAYKGKIYAVGGINRSDHLQTMEVYDPTTNRWHAVAPMSTPRSEFGIAVVDDLLFVMGGHDGFRVTNKVECYDAGTGSWFRAQDMSRPRKHFSCCVVPAHPRIIQYASPR, encoded by the exons atggagcgagtactgatgtccccggctttcgaagtgttcaacaagcttcggctcgcaggacagctttgtgacgtggtcctcatcgcagacggtgttcagttcaacgcccatagagtgattctgtgtggctgtagctcctacttcca ggctctgttctccagtgactggagtgattcaggaaagcgggagtaccaactcccaggcatttcccctgAAACATTGAGGCAGGTCATCGAGTAcgcctacacgtactctgtggtcatcacagctgacaatgtggagaacctcctggcagctgctgattatctcagtgtcctgggcatcgtgcagcgctgctgtgaCTTCCTGCATGAGCATCTCTGCCTTGACAACTGTGTTGGGCTTGTCAAAATCGGAGAAGTCTACTGCCTCAatgagctgcaccagtctgcattcaaattcctcctgaagaacttcaaggaggttgccatcaacTCAAACGAGTTCCTAGAACTCACGCTCGAAGAACTTTGTGACATCATGGAGCGGGATGAActgaatgtcagagaagaggatgtggtgtttcacgccatcctccggtggatcgagcacgatcctgccacccgagaggcccacatttcagttctgttgcccaag gttcgcatggctcgtatggatccagaatatttcatgaagatcgtcaaaaaaaacgatctagtgaaggccaatgcggcgtgcaggcGAATTATCAGTGATGTCATGAAGGTCATCTATGATCTTGATGATGAAAGTCCACTCTCTGACTTTGAGAACCCGCTGATCCGCCCACGCTTGCCCTCTGACGTTTTGCTGGCTGTCGGTGGATGGAACATGGGCACTACTAACTGCATTGATGCGTATGACACacgggccgaccgctgggtggatatcacgcaggaggagcagagcaaCCTAGCTGGTCATGGCATGGTGTACCATAATGgatttgtgtactgcattggGGGGTTTGATGGCCAACACTTCATTAATTCCGTGCGCAGATATGACCCGATAACACGAGAATGGCAGCAGATGGCCCCCATGCACTGGCATCGCTGTAATGTTAGTGTGGTTGTGCTCGATGGGTTCATCTACGCCATGGGTGGCCATATTGTTTTCAGGCCCCTCAATAAAGTAGAGCGGTACAACCCAGTAACCAACGAATGGACCCAGATCGAGCCCATGAATGAGAGGAGAAgcgatgccagtgccaccaccctgaatggcaag ATATACATCTGTGGGGGCCACAGTGGAACAGAGAGCCTTTCTACAGTGGAGTGCTTTGACCCACTCACTAACGAATGGAGCTTGATCACTCCAATGAGCACTCCCCGTCACAGCCTTGGAGTCACGGCGTATAAAGGGAAgatctatgcg GTGGGTGGTATCAACAGGTCTGATCACCTGCAGACCATGGAGGTCTATGACCCTACCACAAACCGCTGGcatgctgtggcccccatgtccacaccgcgcagtgaatttggcatcgcagtggtggacgaccTCCTATTTGTGATGGGCGGCCACGATGGGTTTAGGGTAACTAACAAGGTGGAGTGTTAtgatgcggggacaggcagctggtttcgtgcgcaggacatgagcagacccagaaaacacttcagctgctgcgtagtgcctgcgcacccccgcatcaTACAATACGCTTCACCTCGTTAG